In Natronomonas halophila, one DNA window encodes the following:
- a CDS encoding DUF7110 family protein, with the protein MTSRVYRLHSTLELQLDDVHEFFDGYELPVEIEDVEVTRRNNTLIVSAVAAEDNISKYTPTAQLKASVTENRIYETEDGWSETPPDPQNGAASTDSDDDDDDGPQWGSLGEGGQLQEEEEEINSKLVEYACFKGDRETVLQNTALQYPMFVVLCDLAKFAEKGTLTAIAAVDDELEATRIVDGEERSASIEVIDDPREREGENTVNWRDNKFISDD; encoded by the coding sequence ATGACCAGTCGTGTTTACAGACTTCATTCGACGCTGGAACTGCAACTCGACGACGTTCACGAATTTTTCGACGGGTACGAGCTACCCGTCGAAATCGAGGACGTCGAAGTAACGAGGCGAAACAATACGCTCATCGTGAGTGCCGTCGCGGCCGAAGACAACATTTCGAAGTATACGCCCACGGCACAACTCAAGGCGAGCGTCACCGAAAACCGGATTTACGAGACCGAAGACGGGTGGTCGGAGACACCACCCGACCCGCAGAACGGCGCCGCATCCACCGACAGCGACGACGACGACGATGACGGCCCGCAGTGGGGCAGCCTCGGCGAAGGCGGCCAACTGCAGGAGGAAGAAGAGGAGATCAACTCCAAACTCGTCGAGTACGCCTGTTTCAAGGGCGACCGCGAAACCGTCCTCCAGAACACCGCACTCCAGTACCCGATGTTCGTGGTACTGTGTGACCTCGCCAAGTTCGCCGAGAAAGGCACGTTGACGGCCATCGCCGCCGTCGACGACGAACTCGAAGCGACCCGCATCGTCGATGGCGAGGAACGGTCGGCCAGCATCGAGGTCATCGACGACCCACGAGAGCGCGAGGGCGAAAACACCGTCAACTGGCGCGATAACAAGTTCATCAGCGACGACTGA
- a CDS encoding DUF7123 family protein produces the protein MSELSEEDERILSHLRERAAGGDRYFRAKHIADAIGLTAKQVGARLPRLAERSEDVDIEKWSRARSTTWRVTPE, from the coding sequence ATGAGTGAACTCAGCGAGGAAGACGAGCGGATTCTCTCGCATCTCCGCGAACGCGCCGCCGGTGGTGACCGGTATTTCCGCGCGAAACACATCGCTGATGCCATCGGCCTGACAGCCAAGCAGGTCGGGGCCCGTCTGCCACGACTCGCCGAGCGCTCCGAGGACGTCGACATCGAGAAGTGGTCCCGTGCCCGGTCGACGACCTGGCGAGTCACGCCCGAATAA
- a CDS encoding aldehyde dehydrogenase family protein encodes MAEYQHYIDGEWVDGDGDTFESRNPATGETLGTFPRGTESEVDRALAAADEAFEEWRELSYIDRAEYLWDIYHELRDRHEELGEIVTKECGKEISEGKADVTEAWHMVEWAAGNARHPHGDVVPSEIPSKDAYMRRKPRGVVGCITPWNFPVAIPFWHMAVALVEGNAVVWKPAEQTPWCGQIIAEMFDDTGIPDGVFNMVQGYGDAGAAIVEDQRVDTVLFTGSSEVGHSIADEVGGTPGKLAACEMGGKNAVVITEEADLDIAVHSAVMSSFKTTGQRCVSSERLIVHTDVYDEFKERFVDVAEKIAVGDPLDEATFMGPLVDADQIEKFGRYNDLAREEGANVLVDREELGTDEIPDGHEAGHWVGPFVYEIDYDPDRRCIKEEVFGPHVALLEYDGDIDRAIEIHNDTPYGLAGAIISDDYRQINRFRDRADLGLAYGNLPCIGAEVQLPFGGVKKSGNGYPSAREVIEAVTERTAWTLNNSKDIEMAQGLSADIKTEDD; translated from the coding sequence ATGGCTGAATACCAACATTACATCGACGGCGAATGGGTCGACGGTGACGGCGACACTTTCGAGAGCAGGAACCCCGCAACCGGGGAGACGCTGGGGACCTTCCCCCGCGGGACCGAAAGTGAGGTCGACCGCGCGCTGGCGGCCGCCGACGAGGCGTTCGAGGAGTGGCGCGAACTCTCCTACATCGACCGCGCCGAGTACCTCTGGGATATTTACCACGAGTTGCGTGACCGCCACGAGGAGTTGGGCGAAATCGTCACCAAGGAGTGCGGCAAGGAAATCTCGGAGGGCAAAGCCGACGTCACGGAAGCCTGGCACATGGTCGAGTGGGCCGCCGGGAACGCCCGCCATCCGCACGGCGATGTCGTCCCCTCGGAAATCCCGAGCAAGGACGCCTACATGCGGCGGAAGCCCCGCGGTGTCGTCGGCTGTATCACGCCGTGGAACTTCCCGGTCGCGATTCCCTTCTGGCATATGGCCGTCGCGCTGGTCGAGGGCAACGCCGTCGTCTGGAAACCCGCCGAACAGACCCCGTGGTGCGGCCAGATCATCGCCGAGATGTTCGATGATACGGGCATCCCGGACGGCGTCTTCAATATGGTTCAGGGCTACGGCGACGCCGGGGCCGCTATCGTCGAGGACCAGCGGGTCGATACCGTCCTCTTTACCGGGTCCTCGGAGGTCGGCCACTCCATCGCCGACGAGGTGGGCGGCACGCCCGGCAAACTCGCGGCCTGCGAAATGGGCGGCAAGAACGCCGTCGTCATCACCGAGGAGGCGGACCTCGATATCGCCGTCCACTCGGCGGTGATGTCCTCCTTCAAGACGACGGGCCAGCGCTGCGTGTCGAGCGAACGCCTCATCGTTCACACCGACGTCTACGACGAGTTCAAGGAGCGCTTCGTTGACGTCGCCGAGAAAATCGCCGTCGGCGACCCGCTCGACGAGGCCACCTTCATGGGCCCGCTGGTCGATGCGGACCAAATCGAGAAGTTCGGCCGGTATAACGACCTCGCCCGAGAAGAGGGCGCGAACGTGCTCGTCGACCGCGAGGAGTTAGGTACCGACGAGATTCCGGACGGGCACGAAGCGGGCCATTGGGTCGGCCCGTTCGTCTACGAAATCGACTACGACCCGGACCGCCGGTGTATCAAGGAGGAGGTCTTCGGCCCCCACGTCGCCCTGCTGGAGTACGACGGCGATATCGACCGCGCCATCGAAATCCACAACGACACGCCCTACGGACTTGCGGGCGCGATTATCAGCGACGACTACCGACAAATCAACCGGTTCCGCGACCGCGCGGACCTCGGGCTTGCCTACGGCAACCTGCCGTGTATCGGCGCCGAGGTCCAACTGCCGTTCGGCGGCGTCAAGAAATCGGGCAACGGCTACCCCTCCGCTCGTGAGGTCATCGAAGCCGTTACCGAGCGGACGGCGTGGACGCTGAACAACTCCAAGGACATCGAGATGGCACAGGGGCTGTCGGCGGATATCAAGACCGAGGACGACTGA
- a CDS encoding carbon-nitrogen family hydrolase, which yields MRLALAQLRIEAAAVDDNVDRAVSTIATAAEEGADLVALPEIFNVGYFAFESYERASEPLGGDTHQRVREAAIEHDVSVLAGTIVEDLAGSADAGEAVPAESGLANTAVLFDSDGKRRLVYRKHHLFGYDSAEAELLVPGEQLPTADIGGHTVGVTTCYDLRFPELYRRLVDDGATMVLVPSAWPYPRVEHWKLLPRARAVENLLYVGAVNGSAAFDDASLVGRSTVYDPWGTPLASSDDDATIVYADCDPERVDDVRTDFPALRDRR from the coding sequence ATGCGTCTCGCACTCGCACAGCTTCGTATCGAAGCCGCGGCCGTCGACGACAACGTCGACCGCGCCGTTTCGACCATCGCAACCGCCGCCGAGGAAGGCGCCGACCTGGTGGCCCTCCCCGAAATCTTCAACGTCGGCTATTTCGCCTTCGAGTCCTACGAACGCGCCAGCGAGCCGCTCGGCGGCGACACCCACCAGCGGGTCCGCGAGGCGGCTATCGAACACGACGTGTCGGTGCTGGCGGGCACCATCGTCGAGGACCTCGCGGGTTCCGCGGATGCGGGCGAAGCCGTCCCCGCCGAATCGGGACTGGCCAACACGGCGGTCCTCTTCGATTCGGACGGCAAGCGCCGCCTCGTCTACCGCAAGCACCACCTCTTCGGCTACGATTCGGCGGAGGCTGAACTGCTCGTGCCCGGCGAGCAGTTGCCGACCGCCGACATCGGCGGCCACACCGTCGGCGTGACGACCTGCTATGACCTGCGGTTTCCGGAACTCTACCGCCGACTGGTCGACGACGGCGCCACGATGGTGCTGGTCCCGAGCGCGTGGCCCTACCCGCGCGTCGAACACTGGAAACTCCTGCCGCGCGCTCGCGCCGTCGAGAACCTGCTCTATGTCGGCGCCGTCAACGGGTCGGCGGCCTTCGACGACGCCTCCCTCGTCGGCCGGTCGACGGTCTACGACCCCTGGGGAACGCCGCTGGCGTCCTCGGACGACGACGCGACCATCGTCTACGCCGATTGTGACCCCGAGCGCGTCGATGACGTCCGAACGGATTTCCCGGCACTCCGTGACCGCCGCTAG
- a CDS encoding DUF7525 family protein, translating into MATASTTDKSVGFPLVLGVLAVLGAVGMTVFGFTGDQLASGLSFGVAMLAGSLAVAAYHVYD; encoded by the coding sequence ATGGCAACTGCTTCCACGACGGACAAGAGTGTCGGCTTCCCGCTGGTGTTGGGCGTTCTCGCGGTGCTCGGCGCCGTCGGGATGACTGTCTTCGGCTTCACTGGCGACCAGCTCGCGTCCGGGCTTTCCTTCGGCGTCGCGATGCTGGCCGGGTCGCTGGCCGTGGCGGCCTACCACGTCTACGACTGA
- a CDS encoding glutaredoxin family protein, with the protein MSLDEGLPQEQVNELVDETIEENEVVLFMKGTPIAPQCGYSEKAVNHIQRHRDDVEAVDVLVSNEEFRTALERHSGWTTIPQVYVDGEFIGGSDILEELDEQGELAAELNA; encoded by the coding sequence ATGTCACTCGACGAGGGCCTCCCGCAGGAACAGGTCAACGAACTGGTCGACGAAACCATCGAGGAAAACGAGGTGGTGCTGTTCATGAAGGGGACACCCATCGCGCCGCAGTGCGGCTACTCCGAGAAGGCCGTCAACCACATCCAGCGACACCGCGACGACGTCGAAGCCGTCGACGTGCTGGTCTCCAACGAGGAGTTCCGGACGGCACTGGAGCGACACAGCGGCTGGACGACGATTCCGCAGGTCTACGTCGACGGGGAGTTCATCGGCGGCAGCGACATCCTCGAGGAACTCGACGAGCAGGGCGAACTCGCCGCCGAACTGAACGCCTGA
- a CDS encoding aldo/keto reductase: protein MPALGLGTWQNDDPDQCAASVRNALEMGYRHIDTAQAYGNEAAVGEGIASASVDREDIFLATKVWIDQLGHDDVLESTEKSLDRLGVDYVDLLYVHWPADAYDAEQTLSAFEELREDGRINNIGVSNFEPSHLESAQEAIDAPIFANQVEMHPLLQQRELREYCEDADVELVAYSPLARGDVFDVDVLTDIADAHDASAAQVSLAWLRQKDVTAIPKATGADHIRDNFESLDITLSDAEMARIDDLDRTDRKVHPDFAPDSW, encoded by the coding sequence ATGCCGGCGCTCGGGCTTGGAACGTGGCAGAACGACGACCCCGACCAATGCGCGGCGTCGGTTCGCAACGCACTGGAGATGGGGTATCGACACATCGATACCGCGCAGGCCTACGGCAACGAGGCCGCCGTCGGCGAGGGCATCGCCTCGGCGTCGGTCGACCGCGAGGACATCTTCCTCGCGACGAAGGTCTGGATCGACCAGCTCGGCCACGACGACGTGCTCGAATCGACCGAAAAGAGCCTCGACAGGCTGGGCGTCGACTACGTCGACCTGCTGTACGTTCACTGGCCTGCGGACGCCTACGACGCCGAACAGACCCTCTCTGCCTTCGAGGAACTCCGCGAGGACGGCCGTATCAACAACATCGGCGTCTCGAACTTCGAGCCGTCGCATCTGGAGTCCGCACAGGAGGCCATCGACGCGCCCATCTTCGCCAATCAGGTCGAGATGCATCCGCTGCTCCAGCAGCGCGAGCTTCGAGAGTACTGTGAGGACGCGGACGTCGAACTGGTCGCCTACTCGCCGCTCGCGCGCGGCGACGTCTTCGACGTGGATGTACTGACCGACATCGCCGACGCACACGATGCCTCCGCGGCGCAAGTGAGCCTCGCGTGGCTCCGTCAGAAGGACGTGACGGCGATTCCGAAGGCGACCGGCGCCGACCACATCCGCGACAACTTCGAGTCGCTGGATATCACGCTCTCGGATGCCGAGATGGCGCGTATCGACGACCTCGACCGGACGGACCGGAAGGTCCACCCGGATTTCGCGCCCGATAGCTGGTAA
- a CDS encoding LEA type 2 family protein, translating into MTWDRGLLGLAKLKVAAAVLGVLTVSLVGAAAFGVIGAPSVEAVDNEFGEVTNETTVIHTDLVVNNPNPIGVQLGDTRINYTVRMNEVPMATGGGEGLNIKTGNSTEEFTTEMDNGQIPPWWRSHIENGEVTQVSINATVHTSVLGQRKFDITQERQIETDLIGQFNSDETRPINADDPPPTTSNPILYVNRTGAQWGSVTEQETPINMRFDVYNPQLEPYVVTELGYEITMNGLLVGEGATEDAYVIEGGSTETLNTRAAIQNQQLDEWWVSHLQRGQVTDLRIEFYARVELPTGNTIRVPLDELTYEETIETDIFGNKNSGGSNETATTPNGETTPTPTPTPTPTSTPDDGGLLDETDTATDTETPTDDGIV; encoded by the coding sequence ATGACATGGGACCGTGGCCTGCTCGGCCTCGCGAAACTGAAGGTCGCAGCGGCGGTTCTCGGCGTTCTGACTGTGTCGCTTGTCGGCGCCGCGGCGTTCGGCGTCATCGGCGCGCCGTCCGTCGAAGCCGTCGACAACGAGTTCGGTGAGGTCACGAACGAGACCACGGTCATCCACACCGACCTCGTGGTCAACAACCCGAATCCCATCGGCGTCCAACTCGGGGACACCCGCATCAACTACACCGTTCGGATGAACGAGGTGCCGATGGCAACCGGTGGCGGCGAGGGCCTGAACATCAAGACCGGCAACTCCACCGAGGAGTTCACCACCGAGATGGACAACGGCCAGATTCCGCCGTGGTGGCGCAGTCACATCGAGAACGGCGAGGTGACACAGGTCAGCATCAACGCAACCGTCCACACTTCCGTCCTCGGCCAACGCAAGTTCGACATCACACAGGAGCGACAAATCGAGACGGACCTCATCGGCCAGTTCAATTCCGACGAGACCCGGCCAATCAACGCCGATGACCCGCCGCCGACCACATCCAACCCCATCCTCTATGTCAACCGAACCGGTGCTCAGTGGGGTAGCGTCACCGAACAGGAGACGCCCATCAACATGCGGTTCGACGTCTATAACCCGCAACTGGAGCCCTACGTCGTCACCGAACTGGGCTACGAAATCACGATGAACGGCCTGCTCGTCGGTGAGGGGGCGACCGAGGACGCCTACGTCATCGAGGGCGGGTCGACCGAGACTCTCAACACGCGTGCGGCTATCCAGAACCAGCAGCTCGACGAGTGGTGGGTCTCCCACCTCCAGCGCGGGCAGGTGACGGACCTCCGCATCGAGTTCTACGCTCGTGTCGAGTTGCCGACCGGCAACACGATTCGGGTCCCGCTGGACGAACTCACCTACGAGGAGACCATCGAGACGGATATCTTCGGCAACAAGAACAGCGGCGGCAGCAACGAAACGGCAACCACGCCGAACGGTGAGACGACGCCGACACCAACGCCGACCCCGACGCCCACGTCGACGCCGGACGACGGCGGCCTTCTGGACGAGACCGACACCGCGACGGACACCGAAACGCCGACTGACGACGGTATCGTTTAA
- a CDS encoding DUF5787 family protein: MKEFGFELRVCSWAERNWPPAERGRSDAGSDADGAALVARQLGTRRRRWDTLVVETSEDALDHRAPFGDERLDSDLLHIARNAPGSWAFYRDALPDPGYPWRYVREAVHRAADRGFIEKRRDGNRIEIRRRYRYPEWVDRIVAIENKPDLDASAARVLADQLEHDVALSLADEVWLATRATRGEIEPALLEAMPVEVGILAVSEGPDGWRADPVWNPRTLSVSDPGTRILERPDGGDHDASACRFEYADPDWKARKRLEIAERAYERGWRSYADTMRPDCRHFEIREPEGPFPYCAAKGREQTAAECSGRCSEFAPEPPAWRSKGWPIEGGPGKATKRLLDEKRRRRR; the protein is encoded by the coding sequence GTGAAGGAGTTCGGCTTCGAGTTGCGGGTCTGTTCGTGGGCCGAGCGCAACTGGCCGCCCGCGGAACGAGGACGGTCCGACGCCGGGAGCGACGCCGACGGTGCGGCCCTCGTTGCCCGCCAACTCGGGACCCGTCGCCGCCGCTGGGACACCCTCGTCGTCGAGACGAGCGAGGACGCGCTCGACCACCGGGCGCCCTTCGGCGACGAGCGACTGGATTCGGACCTGCTACATATCGCCCGCAACGCACCGGGGTCGTGGGCCTTCTATCGGGACGCCCTGCCCGACCCCGGCTATCCGTGGCGCTACGTTCGTGAGGCCGTCCATCGCGCCGCCGACCGCGGGTTCATCGAGAAGCGCAGGGACGGCAACCGCATCGAGATTCGTCGTCGCTATCGCTACCCCGAGTGGGTCGACCGCATCGTCGCCATCGAGAACAAACCGGACCTCGATGCGTCCGCCGCGCGCGTGCTCGCCGACCAACTCGAACACGACGTGGCCCTGTCGCTGGCCGACGAGGTATGGCTGGCGACGCGGGCGACCCGTGGGGAAATCGAACCCGCGCTCTTGGAGGCGATGCCGGTCGAGGTCGGCATCCTCGCCGTCTCCGAGGGCCCCGACGGCTGGCGTGCCGACCCGGTCTGGAATCCCCGGACGCTATCCGTGTCGGACCCCGGAACGCGGATTCTGGAACGTCCGGACGGCGGCGACCACGACGCCTCGGCGTGTCGCTTCGAGTACGCCGACCCCGACTGGAAGGCCCGCAAACGACTCGAAATCGCCGAACGGGCCTACGAGCGCGGGTGGCGCTCCTACGCCGATACGATGCGGCCCGACTGCCGCCATTTCGAGATTCGAGAACCGGAAGGACCGTTCCCGTACTGTGCCGCCAAAGGACGCGAGCAGACGGCCGCCGAGTGTTCCGGCCGGTGTTCGGAGTTCGCGCCCGAACCGCCCGCCTGGCGCTCGAAGGGTTGGCCCATCGAGGGCGGCCCCGGGAAAGCCACGAAACGGCTGCTCGACGAGAAACGCCGGCGTCGGCGCTGA
- a CDS encoding DUF7528 family protein, with the protein MNVESGADRIAISIDGTTHELPRDVASQLADDIGEAMATRQEFFRTAGEHRADGSYVVSRRGADSSGNEKVFDSFERLQRLYERLPEEFDAEAVGRTGITGTRRHMVLRHFAEHPAFDCETVSRNPLRIRKETAEAMAEEAVIAD; encoded by the coding sequence GTGAACGTCGAATCCGGCGCTGATCGTATCGCCATCAGTATCGACGGAACCACCCACGAGTTACCGCGCGACGTTGCCAGCCAGTTAGCCGACGATATCGGCGAAGCGATGGCAACCCGTCAGGAGTTCTTCCGAACCGCTGGCGAGCATCGCGCCGATGGCTCCTACGTGGTTTCCCGACGCGGGGCCGACTCCTCGGGCAACGAGAAGGTGTTCGATTCCTTCGAACGACTGCAACGGCTCTACGAGCGCTTACCCGAGGAGTTCGACGCGGAGGCCGTCGGCCGCACCGGAATCACCGGCACCCGTCGGCATATGGTACTCAGACACTTCGCGGAACACCCCGCCTTCGACTGCGAGACGGTGTCGCGGAACCCGCTGCGAATACGGAAGGAAACAGCGGAAGCGATGGCTGAGGAGGCGGTCATCGCTGACTAA
- a CDS encoding phosphate signaling complex PhoU family protein translates to METRKVQRLGPSTLAMTLPAEWASKQDVEKGDEVSLRMGSKGTLTVMPESVQQEESEAVIHAQNLDADAVERAIIAQYVLGRRIIHVEVGEGNTLDSAQINAVYNAETQLMGLGVIEETPERIAIRCSVDPEDFTLDNLLERLESTGSTMRNEAIKALAHGNPDLAQRALNRERQANKIFVLLLRLIFTAYQNPNLARAVGLDSGFPLIGYRSIAKNLELTADNAEDIAEIVLETEGHSLDVDQATMRRIREFTDQVNEITELGVAAAVERDYDKAIQTREKFADIGDREAEILDDLDEMSNEDLLRVREVLVSLGQTAQYAVRNAEIATNLALNEDSDHVSIK, encoded by the coding sequence GAGGTCTCGCTGCGGATGGGTTCGAAGGGCACGCTGACGGTCATGCCCGAGTCCGTCCAACAGGAGGAAAGCGAGGCGGTCATCCACGCCCAGAACCTCGACGCCGACGCCGTCGAGCGCGCGATTATCGCCCAGTACGTTCTCGGCCGACGTATCATCCACGTCGAAGTCGGCGAGGGCAACACGCTCGATTCCGCCCAGATTAACGCCGTCTACAACGCCGAAACCCAGCTGATGGGCCTCGGTGTCATCGAGGAAACGCCCGAACGCATCGCCATCCGCTGTTCGGTCGACCCCGAGGACTTCACCCTCGACAACCTTCTCGAACGGCTGGAATCGACCGGTTCGACCATGCGAAACGAGGCCATCAAGGCGCTCGCCCACGGCAATCCCGACCTCGCCCAGCGCGCCCTGAACCGCGAGCGACAGGCGAACAAGATTTTCGTCCTCCTGCTTCGCCTCATCTTCACCGCCTACCAGAACCCGAACCTCGCACGCGCGGTCGGCCTCGATTCGGGCTTCCCGCTTATCGGCTACCGGTCTATCGCCAAGAACCTCGAACTCACCGCCGACAACGCCGAGGACATCGCCGAAATCGTCCTCGAAACCGAGGGCCACTCCCTCGACGTCGACCAGGCGACGATGCGTCGCATCCGGGAGTTCACCGACCAGGTCAACGAAATCACCGAACTCGGCGTCGCCGCCGCCGTCGAACGCGACTACGACAAGGCCATCCAGACCCGCGAGAAGTTCGCCGACATCGGCGACCGCGAGGCCGAAATCCTCGATGACCTCGATGAGATGTCCAACGAGGACCTCCTGCGGGTCCGCGAAGTACTCGTCAGCCTCGGCCAGACCGCACAGTACGCCGTCCGAAACGCCGAAATCGCGACGAACCTCGCGCTGAACGAGGACAGCGACCACGTTTCCATCAAATAG
- a CDS encoding geranylgeranyl reductase family protein — translation MPAETYDMVVVGGGTAGCFAAATAAQEGLDVALLERKTEDEGGRIACGDAIKGTSTFPEVIDLDYLREESFTNEGITLARFENPKTGEDLDIGFRGGNGAIVDRKRYGEVLLEEAERAGADIHYETVVRDVVQNGSVKGVTATQRGSVKEFEADVLIDAAGSLSLLQDKTDFDNTTFDTNVNYQQFCSAYREVIEIDEPVDWHNAIVFKPTAELGYLWYFPRTPTEINVGLGFQMNKEPMKLVEHLREDLRKRDEFKNATVKDKLGAALPTRRPYDSAVAPGYMAVGDAAAHVNPCTGGGIPGAAKAGTWAAEAAIEAISDGDVSEGALWEYNRRVQTDFGKRFAAMDLYNIWGGTYDVDYLVDIISAMPGQQLADALALEGTASMSWPLKIKTAIKTFGHWSTLFELKKLNEYATDLKGIYDDYPTTPGEFDDWQTRRDGLMDDVYELTDADPKY, via the coding sequence ATGCCCGCAGAAACGTATGATATGGTCGTTGTCGGCGGCGGGACCGCCGGCTGTTTCGCCGCGGCAACGGCCGCTCAGGAAGGGCTGGACGTGGCCCTTCTGGAGCGAAAAACCGAGGACGAGGGCGGCCGCATCGCTTGTGGCGACGCCATCAAGGGGACGAGCACGTTCCCCGAAGTCATCGACCTCGATTACCTCCGTGAGGAATCGTTCACCAACGAGGGGATCACCCTCGCCCGCTTCGAGAACCCGAAAACCGGCGAGGACCTCGACATCGGCTTCCGCGGCGGCAACGGCGCCATCGTCGACCGGAAACGCTACGGCGAGGTCCTCCTCGAAGAGGCCGAACGCGCCGGCGCCGACATCCACTACGAGACCGTCGTCCGCGACGTCGTCCAGAACGGCTCGGTCAAGGGCGTCACCGCCACTCAGCGCGGCTCGGTCAAGGAGTTCGAGGCCGACGTCCTCATCGACGCCGCCGGCTCGCTGTCGCTCCTGCAGGACAAGACCGACTTCGATAACACCACCTTCGACACCAACGTCAACTACCAGCAGTTCTGTTCGGCCTACCGCGAAGTCATCGAAATCGACGAACCCGTCGACTGGCACAACGCAATCGTCTTCAAGCCCACCGCCGAACTCGGCTACCTCTGGTATTTCCCGCGGACCCCCACCGAAATCAACGTCGGCCTCGGCTTCCAGATGAACAAGGAGCCGATGAAACTCGTCGAACATCTCCGCGAGGACCTCCGCAAGCGCGACGAGTTCAAAAACGCCACCGTCAAGGACAAACTCGGCGCCGCGCTCCCGACTCGCCGCCCCTACGACTCGGCGGTCGCCCCCGGCTACATGGCCGTCGGCGACGCAGCCGCCCACGTCAACCCCTGTACCGGCGGCGGCATCCCCGGCGCCGCGAAGGCCGGCACCTGGGCCGCCGAAGCCGCCATCGAGGCCATCAGCGACGGCGACGTCAGCGAGGGCGCCCTCTGGGAGTACAACCGCCGCGTCCAGACGGACTTCGGCAAGCGCTTCGCCGCCATGGACCTCTACAACATCTGGGGTGGCACCTACGACGTCGATTACCTCGTCGACATCATCAGCGCGATGCCCGGCCAGCAACTCGCCGACGCGCTCGCGCTCGAAGGCACCGCCTCCATGAGTTGGCCGCTCAAAATCAAGACCGCAATCAAAACCTTCGGCCACTGGAGTACCCTCTTCGAACTCAAGAAACTCAACGAGTACGCGACCGACCTCAAAGGCATCTACGACGACTACCCCACGACGCCCGGCGAGTTCGACGACTGGCAAACCCGCCGTGACGGCCTCATGGACGACGTCTACGAACTCACGGACGCCGATCCTAAATACTAA
- a CDS encoding phosphoadenosine phosphosulfate reductase family protein, which yields MSEFPDYVDVDYTDGEGEDPEDYPNLEDKIEKAIEVVTTGLEEYENPAIMWTGGKDSTLTLYFVKEVVEQFDYEMPPTVFIDHYQHFDELLDFVERWADEWDLEVIFARNEDVGAYVDENGLEPGDDIPVDALDENNQHHIRNILEYEEDTFPFLLDTYVGNHLLKTVALNNTLEEHDIDGIISGIRWDEQEARADETFFSPRHDPDIYPPHDRVQPILQFDEADVWDAFWFYVVPETVEGFPDDGYVPQDYDDLPNDLTHEDIPVSPKYFAGFRSLGSEISTEKSDEEPAWLQDLENTTERAGRAQDKEDLMERLRDLGYM from the coding sequence ATGAGCGAATTCCCAGACTACGTCGACGTCGACTATACCGACGGCGAAGGCGAAGACCCCGAGGACTACCCGAACCTCGAGGACAAAATCGAGAAGGCCATCGAGGTCGTCACGACGGGCCTCGAAGAGTACGAGAACCCCGCCATCATGTGGACCGGCGGCAAGGACTCGACGCTCACCCTGTACTTCGTGAAGGAAGTCGTCGAGCAGTTCGACTACGAGATGCCGCCGACGGTCTTCATCGACCACTACCAGCACTTCGACGAGCTGCTCGACTTCGTCGAGCGCTGGGCCGACGAGTGGGACCTCGAAGTCATCTTCGCGCGCAACGAGGACGTCGGCGCCTACGTCGACGAGAACGGGCTCGAACCCGGCGACGACATCCCCGTCGACGCCCTCGACGAGAACAACCAGCACCACATCCGCAACATCCTCGAATACGAGGAGGACACCTTCCCGTTCCTGCTGGACACCTACGTCGGCAACCACCTGCTGAAGACCGTCGCGCTCAACAACACCCTCGAAGAACACGACATCGACGGCATCATCTCGGGCATCCGCTGGGACGAGCAGGAAGCCCGCGCCGACGAGACGTTCTTCAGCCCACGTCACGACCCCGACATCTACCCCCCGCACGACCGCGTCCAGCCCATCCTGCAGTTCGACGAAGCCGACGTCTGGGACGCCTTCTGGTTCTACGTCGTCCCCGAAACCGTCGAGGGCTTCCCGGACGACGGCTACGTCCCCCAGGACTACGACGACCTGCCGAACGACCTCACCCACGAGGACATCCCGGTCTCGCCGAAGTACTTCGCCGGGTTCCGCTCGCTGGGTAGCGAAATCTCGACCGAAAAGTCCGACGAAGAGCCTGCCTGGCTGCAGGACCTCGAGAACACGACCGAGCGCGCCGGCCGCGCCCAGGACAAAGAAGACCTGATGGAGCGCCTGCGCGACCTCGGCTACATGTAA